One window of the Tetragenococcus koreensis genome contains the following:
- the deoC gene encoding deoxyribose-phosphate aldolase, which produces MQKEILENIAHYFDHSLVKADAKEEEVLRFCQEARDYGFASVIVNSSYGELCTKELKDSNVHVGLTIGYPLGAATTAIKIFEVNECVKLGADELDVVMNIGKFLDKKYNEVVDDLKEVVEAFKKFGDEKIVKVIIETSIIGNDKIDQAIECVIDAGADFVKNSSGYANYGTTIEDITEMERAAGDRIQVKASGGIRSLEDAHKYIELGVTRIGGTGGVNITKEAKKMLENIN; this is translated from the coding sequence ATGCAAAAAGAAATTCTAGAGAATATCGCTCACTATTTTGATCATAGTTTAGTGAAGGCGGATGCAAAAGAAGAAGAGGTTTTACGTTTTTGTCAGGAAGCTAGAGACTATGGATTTGCTTCTGTAATTGTTAACTCAAGTTATGGCGAGTTATGTACAAAAGAATTGAAGGATTCCAATGTTCATGTAGGACTCACTATAGGCTATCCGTTAGGAGCTGCTACTACTGCTATAAAAATTTTTGAAGTTAATGAGTGTGTCAAATTGGGTGCAGATGAATTGGACGTTGTTATGAATATAGGAAAATTTTTAGACAAAAAATATAACGAAGTTGTTGATGATTTGAAAGAAGTGGTAGAAGCATTTAAAAAGTTTGGCGACGAAAAAATTGTAAAAGTTATTATTGAAACGTCCATTATTGGAAACGATAAAATTGATCAAGCAATTGAATGTGTTATTGATGCTGGAGCAGATTTTGTAAAGAATTCCTCTGGATACGCGAATTATGGCACCACTATTGAAGACATTACTGAGATGGAGAGAGCAGCCGGAGATCGGATTCAAGTAAAAGCTTCTGGAGGCATCCGAAGTTTAGAAGATGCACACAAGTATATCGAACTTGGCGTAACTAGAATAGGTGGTACAGGAGGAGTTAATATCACTAAAGAGGCAAAGAAAATGTTAGAGAATATAAACTAA
- a CDS encoding HAD family hydrolase has translation MIKNIVFDMGNVLIKYDPSQFIGEFTSNEKHQQMLLEKIFYTDEWEQYDEGTITKEEIIAKARNLLPKTLHSAIPIVMDTWFEKMTPISGMEEVVETLKKNGYSVYLLSNVSQDFYSFRDIVPGMTYFDGIFISSDWKCIKPDAKIYQLFFNHFHLVPTESFFIDDLAINIEAAASQGMQGHVFDGNISYLFSSLKEKGVMIMI, from the coding sequence ATGATAAAAAATATTGTTTTTGATATGGGAAATGTACTGATCAAATATGATCCTAGCCAGTTTATTGGAGAATTTACTTCTAATGAAAAGCACCAACAAATGCTATTGGAGAAAATTTTTTATACAGATGAATGGGAACAATACGACGAGGGGACAATTACCAAAGAGGAAATCATAGCTAAAGCAAGAAATCTCTTGCCGAAAACACTTCATTCCGCTATTCCGATCGTTATGGATACCTGGTTTGAAAAAATGACGCCCATATCGGGTATGGAAGAAGTGGTTGAAACCTTAAAGAAGAATGGTTATTCTGTTTATCTTCTATCCAATGTATCTCAGGATTTCTATTCTTTTAGAGATATTGTTCCAGGAATGACGTATTTTGACGGAATATTTATTTCGTCCGACTGGAAGTGCATCAAGCCAGACGCTAAAATATATCAATTATTTTTTAATCATTTTCATCTTGTTCCCACAGAAAGTTTTTTTATCGACGATTTAGCCATAAACATCGAAGCAGCTGCCAGTCAAGGCATGCAGGGGCACGTATTTGATGGAAATATCTCCTACCTGTTTTCTTCTTTGAAAGAAAAGGGTGTAATGATAATGATTTAG
- a CDS encoding helix-turn-helix domain-containing protein codes for MDLIQLNEIGPNIAKYRNKVGLSQQELADGIGLSQQTIGFIETGRRNTTIETLVKIANVLNVNLSTFFQSIENDEDEVNHLLQRIEHSLSKNDYIKVFNEIIDLTDGKEEN; via the coding sequence ATGGATTTAATACAATTGAACGAAATAGGGCCCAATATTGCAAAATATCGAAATAAAGTAGGGCTATCACAACAAGAATTAGCTGATGGAATTGGATTAAGTCAGCAAACAATTGGTTTTATTGAAACTGGTCGAAGAAATACTACCATAGAAACTTTAGTAAAAATTGCAAATGTTTTAAATGTTAATTTGTCCACTTTCTTTCAAAGTATTGAAAATGATGAAGATGAAGTAAATCATCTATTACAACGAATTGAACATAGTCTTTCTAAAAATGATTACATAAAAGTTTTTAATGAAATCATTGATTTAACCGATGGTAAAGAAGAAAATTAA
- a CDS encoding DUF2922 domain-containing protein produces the protein MKKLYLTFLNEEGKAHNLIPKVAAEDLTEDVVREAMEQLRDLDIFDKDGVKLYQDIDSAKYVETIETPLF, from the coding sequence ATGAAAAAATTATATCTAACATTCTTAAATGAAGAAGGTAAAGCGCACAATTTAATCCCTAAAGTAGCGGCAGAGGATTTAACAGAAGACGTAGTCCGAGAAGCAATGGAACAATTACGCGACTTAGATATTTTTGATAAAGATGGAGTAAAGTTGTATCAAGATATTGATAGCGCTAAATACGTAGAGACAATCGAAACCCCATTGTTTTAA
- a CDS encoding PTS sugar transporter subunit IIB yields MLRIGTACGSGLGSSFMVEMNIEKILKNKNVDMSEVKVDHYDLGNASRGDADIWIVGKDLENSVSHLGDVRFLNSIIDLDELEGVVDQIIKEKDLG; encoded by the coding sequence ATGTTACGAATAGGAACAGCCTGTGGATCTGGGTTAGGTTCAAGCTTTATGGTGGAAATGAATATTGAAAAAATATTAAAGAACAAAAATGTTGATATGAGTGAAGTAAAAGTTGACCATTACGATTTAGGAAATGCATCAAGAGGAGATGCAGATATTTGGATCGTTGGAAAGGACCTTGAAAATTCAGTCAGTCATTTAGGAGATGTCCGCTTTTTAAATAGTATCATTGACCTAGACGAACTGGAAGGCGTAGTAGATCAAATTATCAAAGAGAAAGATTTAGGATAG
- the relB gene encoding type II toxin-antitoxin system RelB family antitoxin: MATITVCVTDEEKDFLASVAKFEGKNLSEFLKTTALSSLEDAYDALSGDAAYDEYLKNSQSRPLSDSLEEYGIGESK, from the coding sequence ATGGCTACTATTACCGTTTGTGTGACTGATGAAGAAAAAGATTTTTTAGCAAGTGTGGCAAAATTTGAAGGGAAGAACCTATCTGAATTTTTGAAAACTACGGCATTATCCTCCTTAGAAGATGCTTATGATGCACTTAGTGGAGATGCGGCCTATGATGAGTACTTAAAAAATTCACAATCCCGTCCTCTGTCAGACTCATTAGAAGAATATGGAATAGGAGAAAGTAAATGA
- a CDS encoding PTS sugar transporter subunit IIA — protein MLEKLITSDTYQYTETDLDWKEAIRYASEPLLAKGYITNKYIEKMIDNVEKLGPFIYLGKGIAIPHARPEFGVNETSMSVLRVKKPVLLLNDSEYAIKTFIVLAAGDNDKHLEALKQLTNILTVDKYVEKINNSNNFSDIEIILKENNGEEE, from the coding sequence ATGTTAGAAAAATTAATTACTTCAGACACATACCAGTATACAGAAACAGATCTCGATTGGAAGGAAGCTATAAGGTATGCTTCTGAACCATTACTTGCTAAGGGCTATATTACGAATAAATACATTGAAAAAATGATTGATAATGTCGAAAAATTAGGTCCATTTATTTACTTAGGAAAAGGGATAGCTATCCCTCATGCTAGACCAGAATTTGGAGTAAACGAAACTTCAATGAGTGTACTACGAGTTAAAAAACCCGTACTTTTATTAAATGATTCTGAATACGCAATTAAAACTTTTATTGTACTCGCTGCCGGAGACAATGATAAACATTTGGAAGCTTTAAAGCAGCTAACGAATATTTTAACGGTAGATAAATATGTAGAGAAAATAAACAATTCAAATAATTTTTCCGATATAGAAATAATCTTAAAAGAAAATAATGGAGAGGAAGAATAA
- a CDS encoding helix-turn-helix domain-containing protein — protein MEENLSVRQYISKRTKYLRSKKGLSQDKLSELSGLDSKHISRIETNAPNLELESVERIIDALGETDATFFNWKFPTSSEEIRELNDSLEKLPDEDQAEIANALTLLVKKINKRFDS, from the coding sequence ATGGAGGAAAACTTAAGCGTAAGACAATATATCTCAAAAAGAACTAAATATCTTCGTTCGAAAAAAGGGTTAAGCCAAGATAAATTATCAGAACTATCCGGCCTGGACTCTAAACACATCAGCAGAATCGAGACCAACGCTCCCAACCTTGAATTAGAATCAGTGGAAAGAATTATTGATGCTTTAGGTGAAACGGACGCTACTTTTTTTAATTGGAAGTTTCCTACAAGTAGCGAAGAAATCCGTGAATTAAACGATTCTCTTGAGAAATTGCCGGATGAAGATCAGGCAGAAATTGCCAATGCATTAACTTTATTGGTCAAAAAAATAAATAAACGCTTTGATTCTTAA
- a CDS encoding hotdog fold thioesterase, giving the protein MENTLMEALGMEIVSVEKDRVVMTMPVDHRTRQPAQYLHGGASAALAETAASIGAVANIDSTRETIFGIEINANHIKSKAAGTVTAKATPIHIGRRTMVWQINITNENDQLICVSRCTLGVVAKEK; this is encoded by the coding sequence ATGGAAAATACATTAATGGAGGCTCTGGGCATGGAGATTGTTTCCGTAGAAAAAGATAGGGTCGTCATGACTATGCCAGTAGATCACCGTACCCGTCAGCCAGCCCAGTATTTACATGGTGGCGCCAGCGCTGCTCTGGCAGAAACAGCCGCTAGCATCGGCGCAGTTGCCAACATCGATTCTACACGCGAAACGATTTTTGGCATAGAAATCAACGCCAATCACATCAAAAGCAAAGCTGCAGGAACGGTCACTGCCAAAGCAACACCCATCCATATTGGTCGAAGAACTATGGTTTGGCAAATCAATATCACCAACGAAAATGACCAACTGATTTGTGTTTCTCGATGCACGCTAGGGGTAGTTGCAAAAGAAAAGTGA
- a CDS encoding glycoside hydrolase family 25 protein, protein MIPKPIIIDISEWQDPQQINYDQLAAKIDGVIVRVQYGSNYIDKHYKTHIKEFQKRNVPVAVYAWVRGSSYADMEQEAQDFYQRAQQFEPTFWWLDVEEQSMKDMRGGCEKYRKKLKDLGAEKVGVYVANHLYAQFNLATEKFDGVWLPTYGKNTGQYQGARPTTTNSYDIHQYTSKGKLSGYNGDLDLNQIVRRDLFYFFRQDHQTPDKENKKEVEGIEMKTITTTAKKVKLRSSPKVGNNIIVALGKGTSIKINNIVFGDGFVWGVQPRSDGKKGYIDIGKSVAWVK, encoded by the coding sequence ATGATTCCCAAACCGATTATTATCGACATTAGTGAATGGCAAGATCCGCAGCAAATCAATTATGACCAACTAGCTGCAAAGATCGATGGCGTTATTGTACGTGTGCAATATGGCTCCAACTATATAGATAAGCATTATAAAACGCATATCAAAGAATTTCAAAAACGGAATGTGCCAGTGGCTGTTTATGCTTGGGTACGAGGCTCGTCTTATGCGGATATGGAACAAGAAGCACAAGATTTTTATCAAAGAGCGCAACAATTTGAACCTACCTTTTGGTGGTTGGATGTAGAAGAACAATCAATGAAGGACATGCGTGGCGGCTGTGAAAAATACCGGAAAAAGTTAAAGGATTTAGGCGCAGAAAAAGTGGGCGTTTATGTTGCTAACCATTTGTATGCACAATTTAATTTAGCTACGGAAAAATTTGATGGCGTTTGGCTACCCACTTATGGGAAAAATACAGGACAATATCAAGGGGCAAGGCCAACCACAACAAATAGCTATGATATTCATCAATACACTTCAAAAGGAAAGCTTAGTGGTTACAATGGGGATTTAGATTTAAATCAGATCGTCAGGAGGGATCTGTTCTACTTTTTTCGTCAAGATCATCAAACTCCTGATAAAGAAAATAAAAAAGAAGTGGAGGGCATTGAAATGAAGACCATTACCACAACAGCAAAGAAAGTGAAATTACGCAGCTCGCCCAAAGTTGGCAACAATATTATTGTCGCTCTGGGCAAAGGAACTTCCATCAAGATTAATAACATCGTTTTTGGCGATGGCTTTGTCTGGGGCGTACAACCTAGAAGTGATGGGAAAAAAGGCTATATTGATATTGGGAAAAGCGTTGCTTGGGTAAAATAA
- a CDS encoding PTS sugar transporter subunit IIA, whose amino-acid sequence MRKGLSSVLREETFYIDIAPFRNKEDVFQHLAEWFTEAGIVNDTTLFKKALYEREALGSTFMGNSIALPHAKSDSVLKPAVLFCRTKEPFVYESGGEKGMVQYIFMLAVPIKGSGETYLRMLANLAGLLAKEEFLEKLKDIETRQELLDYATEFNEDT is encoded by the coding sequence ATGAGAAAAGGACTTTCATCTGTTTTAAGAGAAGAAACATTTTATATAGATATTGCTCCGTTTCGTAATAAAGAGGACGTGTTTCAACATCTAGCAGAATGGTTTACTGAAGCTGGAATAGTTAACGATACAACACTTTTTAAGAAAGCTCTTTATGAACGAGAGGCTCTTGGTTCTACCTTCATGGGGAATTCCATTGCGTTGCCTCATGCAAAGAGTGATAGTGTATTGAAGCCTGCAGTTTTATTTTGTCGCACAAAAGAACCTTTCGTATATGAATCAGGCGGAGAAAAGGGGATGGTGCAATATATATTTATGTTAGCTGTACCTATTAAAGGCTCCGGAGAGACGTACCTTAGGATGCTGGCAAATTTAGCAGGGCTTTTAGCGAAAGAAGAATTTTTAGAAAAATTAAAAGATATTGAAACGCGACAAGAGCTCTTAGATTATGCTACTGAATTTAATGAAGATACTTAG
- the menB gene encoding 1,4-dihydroxy-2-naphthoyl-CoA synthase, with protein MEVAWEKAGDYEEIIYEKYNGIAKVTMNRPEKRNAFTPLTVNEMIDAFADARDDSSVGVIILTGAGEKAFSSGGDQNVRGNGGYVGKDQVPRLNVLDLQRLIRTIPKPVIAMVAGYAIGGGHVLHVVCDLTIAADNAIFGQTGPKVGSFDSGYGAGLLAEMIGQKRAREMWYLCRQYDAKEAFDMGLVNKVVPLDQLEAETVQWCREILEKSPTALRFLKASFNAATDGLAGLQQMGGNETLLYYTTDEAKEGRDAFKEKRKPDFDQFPRFP; from the coding sequence ATGGAAGTCGCTTGGGAAAAAGCCGGAGACTATGAAGAAATTATTTATGAAAAATACAATGGGATCGCTAAGGTCACGATGAACCGTCCGGAAAAAAGGAACGCCTTTACACCTTTGACAGTCAATGAGATGATCGATGCGTTTGCGGATGCTAGGGATGATTCCTCTGTGGGTGTGATTATTTTGACAGGCGCAGGCGAAAAAGCTTTTAGTTCTGGTGGTGACCAAAACGTTCGAGGCAATGGTGGTTATGTGGGTAAGGACCAAGTACCACGTCTAAATGTTTTGGATTTGCAACGATTGATCCGTACGATTCCGAAACCAGTGATTGCGATGGTCGCAGGTTATGCGATTGGCGGCGGTCATGTGTTACATGTTGTTTGTGATTTAACAATTGCAGCTGATAACGCCATTTTTGGTCAAACAGGTCCTAAAGTCGGGAGTTTTGACTCTGGTTACGGCGCTGGCTTACTGGCAGAAATGATCGGACAAAAACGTGCTCGAGAAATGTGGTATTTATGTCGTCAATATGATGCTAAAGAAGCCTTTGACATGGGTTTGGTCAACAAAGTCGTGCCGTTGGACCAATTGGAAGCAGAAACTGTGCAATGGTGCCGTGAAATTTTGGAAAAATCACCAACCGCTTTGCGCTTTTTGAAAGCCTCTTTCAACGCTGCGACTGATGGCCTGGCTGGCTTACAACAAATGGGCGGCAATGAAACCCTCTTATATTATACGACCGATGAAGCCAAAGAAGGCCGTGATGCTTTTAAGGAAAAAAGAAAACCGGACTTTGATCAGTTTCCACGTTTCCCTTAA
- a CDS encoding o-succinylbenzoate--CoA ligase, whose protein sequence is MTEVIPHWLTKQADLKPDQLALEYNGNEKLTFQELCQASQSMARRLANLGVTKGSHVALLSQNDVHMVILIHALSYLGAVAVLLNIRLSSDELQFQIDDAKVHLLVASDRFSEEMAEIDVTQKKTFSELQQTPEKKVALQEELALSDPFTIIYTSGTTGFPKGVVHTYGNHWWSAIGSALNLGISAQDKWLAVLPLFHVSGLSILCKSVIYGMPIYLMETSDPEKVHQALMNENITMISVVTVMLQRLLEKLGNKSYPEQLRCMLLGGGPAPKPVLEQARKKEVPVFQSYGLTETSSQIVTLSPQDALRKIGSAGKPLVPAQLKIKAQSSQNVGEIYVKGPMVTKGYFNNPAADQKAFQAGWMKTGDLGYLDEEGFLYVVDRRNDLIISGGENIYPSEIESVITELTDVQEVGVTGKPDDKWGEVPVAFIVKDKQKRLDGEVVQAYVRERLASYKVPKQIYFVVQLPRNASNKLMRHKLREWL, encoded by the coding sequence ATGACTGAAGTAATCCCCCATTGGTTAACTAAACAGGCAGACTTGAAACCTGACCAGTTAGCACTTGAATATAATGGAAACGAAAAGCTGACTTTTCAAGAGCTATGTCAAGCCAGTCAATCGATGGCTCGACGATTAGCCAATCTAGGTGTTACAAAAGGAAGCCATGTGGCGCTGTTATCGCAAAATGATGTTCATATGGTGATCCTCATTCATGCCTTAAGTTATCTGGGAGCCGTGGCTGTTTTATTAAACATCCGCTTAAGTTCTGATGAGTTACAATTTCAGATCGATGATGCAAAGGTACATTTGTTAGTGGCATCAGATCGTTTTAGTGAAGAGATGGCAGAGATCGATGTTACTCAGAAAAAAACGTTTTCTGAACTGCAACAAACGCCTGAAAAAAAAGTTGCGCTTCAAGAGGAACTGGCGTTAAGTGATCCTTTTACCATCATTTATACTTCGGGCACCACAGGTTTTCCTAAAGGCGTTGTGCACACTTATGGGAATCACTGGTGGAGTGCGATCGGCTCAGCGCTTAATTTGGGTATATCGGCCCAAGATAAGTGGTTGGCTGTGTTACCGTTATTTCATGTGAGCGGCTTGTCTATTCTATGTAAAAGCGTGATCTATGGCATGCCTATTTATTTGATGGAAACTTCTGATCCAGAAAAAGTGCATCAGGCATTGATGAATGAAAATATTACCATGATTTCTGTGGTGACAGTGATGTTGCAGCGTTTGTTAGAAAAACTGGGGAATAAAAGCTATCCTGAACAACTGCGGTGCATGCTGTTAGGAGGCGGACCTGCGCCCAAACCTGTCCTTGAACAAGCTCGTAAAAAAGAAGTACCGGTCTTTCAAAGTTATGGCTTAACCGAAACTTCTTCGCAGATTGTGACCCTAAGTCCACAAGATGCCCTGCGTAAAATTGGTTCTGCGGGGAAACCCTTAGTTCCCGCCCAATTAAAAATTAAAGCTCAATCTTCACAAAATGTGGGTGAGATCTATGTGAAAGGACCGATGGTAACCAAAGGGTATTTCAACAACCCAGCAGCTGATCAAAAGGCGTTTCAAGCAGGCTGGATGAAAACAGGAGATCTAGGTTATCTTGATGAGGAAGGATTTTTATATGTAGTGGATCGCCGGAATGATTTGATCATTTCGGGCGGTGAAAATATTTACCCTTCTGAAATCGAAAGTGTGATCACTGAACTTACTGACGTCCAAGAAGTTGGTGTGACAGGCAAGCCAGATGATAAATGGGGAGAAGTACCGGTCGCCTTTATTGTAAAAGACAAACAAAAGAGGTTAGATGGAGAAGTGGTTCAGGCTTATGTGAGAGAGCGTTTAGCTTCCTATAAAGTTCCCAAACAGATTTATTTTGTTGTCCAACTACCCAGAAACGCCTCCAACAAACTCATGCGCCATAAGCTTCGCGAGTGGCTCTAG
- a CDS encoding PTS fructose transporter subunit IIB yields the protein MKIIAITSCATGIAHTYMAAQAIKKICKQKGHDCKVEVQGALGIENELTQQDIQGADIIVLANDVKIQKGERFEGLEKNIIHTNPHEVIKKPELIFERA from the coding sequence ATGAAAATTATAGCAATTACATCGTGTGCAACAGGAATTGCCCATACCTACATGGCTGCTCAAGCAATAAAAAAAATATGTAAACAAAAAGGACATGATTGTAAAGTTGAAGTCCAAGGGGCGCTAGGAATTGAAAATGAGCTAACACAACAGGATATTCAAGGAGCAGACATTATCGTGTTAGCAAATGATGTCAAGATCCAAAAAGGAGAAAGGTTTGAAGGCTTAGAAAAAAATATAATTCATACAAACCCGCATGAAGTTATTAAAAAACCAGAATTAATATTTGAAAGGGCGTAA
- a CDS encoding Gfo/Idh/MocA family protein produces MRRFNWCIIGSGWIAHEMGDVLQQLDGIYGVFNHSKEEAKKYAEEYNVSHVFTKEEEMLADENIDIVYVATPHNLHYQFTKNALLAGKNVFAEKVITVNSEQLEECVAIAKEKNLMIMEGMTLYHMPLFKEMKRRIETGDIGKVKLVQVNFGSHKEYDTTHRFFSKELAGGALLDIGVYALSFARFFLEQKPNVVLSTVNYFETSVDEESGILMKNEQGQMVVTALTMRAKQPKRGVVVGEKGYIEIEEYPRADKGKIVYTETGKVEEISSGNSADALKYEALALQKCIEDNDNGEELRYTRDVNALLTEVRNIWGFKYPFEE; encoded by the coding sequence ATGAGAAGATTTAACTGGTGTATTATCGGTAGTGGTTGGATCGCTCATGAGATGGGCGATGTTTTGCAACAATTGGATGGAATTTATGGAGTGTTTAATCACTCAAAAGAAGAAGCAAAAAAATATGCGGAAGAATATAATGTATCGCATGTTTTTACTAAAGAAGAAGAGATGTTGGCAGATGAAAACATTGATATTGTTTATGTAGCTACACCTCATAATCTACATTATCAATTTACGAAAAATGCACTGCTTGCAGGCAAAAACGTTTTTGCTGAAAAAGTGATCACAGTTAATAGCGAACAGTTAGAAGAGTGTGTAGCTATCGCTAAAGAAAAAAATTTAATGATCATGGAAGGTATGACACTGTACCATATGCCGTTATTTAAAGAAATGAAACGAAGGATCGAGACAGGAGACATTGGGAAAGTGAAGCTAGTCCAAGTCAATTTTGGTAGCCATAAAGAGTATGATACGACTCATCGTTTCTTCTCTAAAGAGCTGGCAGGAGGCGCTTTATTAGACATTGGGGTTTATGCTTTATCATTTGCTCGCTTTTTCTTAGAACAAAAACCTAATGTGGTATTGTCGACGGTGAACTATTTTGAAACAAGCGTAGACGAAGAATCCGGTATATTGATGAAAAATGAACAAGGACAAATGGTTGTAACGGCTCTGACGATGAGGGCAAAACAACCCAAGCGTGGTGTAGTTGTAGGTGAGAAAGGCTATATTGAGATTGAGGAATACCCTCGTGCAGATAAAGGAAAGATTGTTTATACCGAGACAGGAAAAGTCGAAGAGATAAGCTCAGGAAACTCTGCAGACGCTTTAAAGTATGAAGCTTTAGCCTTACAAAAATGTATTGAAGACAATGATAATGGAGAAGAGTTGAGATATACAAGAGACGTTAATGCGCTTTTGACGGAGGTAAGAAATATTTGGGGATTTAAGTATCCGTTTGAAGAGTAA
- a CDS encoding PTS fructose transporter subunit IIC, translating into MKQTLNDIKSSLMTGVSWMLPFVVAGGILVALGFLFGGINIEEAVEPYGTFISSIYWIGQNAFSLMIPVLGAYIAYSIADKPALASGMVGGLLADEMDAGFLGALIAGIIAGFFVRELKKIPVPGSMRSVLSTLIIPIISVVGIGLLMVYIIGQPVMAITSGMISWLNSMSSANAVILGIITGCMYAFDLGGPFNKASYAFALAASAGGNWEPMAAAALACMTPPLGIGIAMLVQKHRFTKEERASIPGLITGGIAQITEFAIPFAVENPIRVIPALMAGSSVASVLAYVTGLTMHAPHGGIFVILLYNKPLLMILYLLIGSCVTALCFLLLRKDPEELEEN; encoded by the coding sequence ATGAAGCAGACTTTAAACGATATCAAAAGTAGTCTAATGACTGGCGTTTCGTGGATGCTTCCTTTTGTTGTTGCAGGCGGAATACTTGTAGCTTTAGGATTTTTATTTGGGGGTATCAACATTGAAGAAGCAGTCGAGCCCTACGGTACTTTCATTAGTAGCATATATTGGATTGGTCAAAATGCTTTTAGCCTAATGATCCCTGTTTTAGGCGCTTACATAGCCTATTCAATTGCAGATAAGCCAGCACTTGCATCAGGTATGGTAGGTGGATTACTAGCTGATGAAATGGACGCAGGATTTCTGGGTGCGTTAATCGCTGGGATTATTGCGGGCTTCTTCGTTCGTGAACTTAAAAAGATCCCTGTTCCTGGCAGCATGAGATCGGTTTTATCAACACTCATTATACCGATTATTAGTGTAGTAGGTATCGGATTATTAATGGTGTATATCATTGGACAACCTGTAATGGCGATTACTTCGGGGATGATTAGTTGGTTAAATAGCATGAGTTCGGCTAATGCGGTTATTTTAGGAATTATTACAGGTTGTATGTATGCATTTGATTTAGGAGGTCCTTTTAACAAAGCTTCTTACGCTTTTGCTTTAGCTGCAAGTGCAGGAGGGAACTGGGAACCTATGGCGGCTGCAGCTTTAGCTTGTATGACTCCTCCTTTGGGAATTGGTATCGCAATGCTTGTACAAAAGCATCGTTTTACTAAAGAGGAACGAGCAAGTATTCCTGGTTTAATCACTGGAGGGATAGCTCAGATTACGGAATTTGCCATTCCTTTTGCTGTGGAGAATCCAATTCGTGTGATACCTGCGCTTATGGCAGGTTCATCTGTGGCTAGTGTGTTAGCTTATGTAACTGGGCTAACAATGCACGCTCCGCATGGTGGGATATTTGTGATACTACTCTATAATAAACCACTATTAATGATATTGTATTTACTTATTGGTTCTTGTGTAACTGCACTTTGTTTTCTTTTATTACGCAAAGATCCAGAAGAATTAGAAGAAAATTAA
- a CDS encoding sigma-70 family RNA polymerase sigma factor — translation MQTKELDQLVQDYQRLFYKVLRKCSIFPGQPDYEDHMQELRLLFFLKAKPYETRGLFEADNNVSYLYRFLLWSIIDKKRKKDPKDQEVNDEDALSLQQAETNFNEIELLDEFITVYNHLLAKDQRKVLALLENTELSRQNRHRYRMRLRKLFKENR, via the coding sequence ATGCAAACAAAAGAACTAGATCAACTCGTCCAAGACTACCAACGCCTATTTTATAAAGTCCTACGTAAATGCAGTATTTTCCCAGGACAGCCAGATTATGAAGACCATATGCAAGAACTACGTCTACTATTTTTCTTAAAAGCAAAGCCTTACGAGACACGCGGTTTATTTGAAGCAGACAACAATGTGAGCTATCTTTATCGTTTTTTACTATGGAGTATCATCGATAAAAAACGAAAGAAAGACCCAAAAGATCAAGAAGTTAATGACGAAGATGCCCTTTCTTTACAACAAGCGGAGACAAACTTTAATGAAATCGAACTTTTAGATGAATTCATTACAGTTTACAATCACTTACTAGCAAAAGATCAAAGAAAAGTCTTAGCTCTGTTAGAAAATACCGAACTATCGCGTCAAAATCGTCATCGCTACCGGATGCGTTTAAGGAAATTATTTAAAGAAAACAGATAA